The genomic interval CGCTGATGCTGTGGAAAGTCTACTTAGGGATAACTGCCGCTGGAATATTATTGATGCTTGCAGGCGGGATGGATCTGTACGACTCAGTATGCCATGTATTCGCCGCAGTATCAACAGGCGGCTTCTCGACCCGGAACCAAAGTATAGGCTGGTACGACTCTGCTTTTATCGACTGGTCGCTTACTGCCGTCATGTTTGTTTCGGGGGCGAACTTCGGTCTTCATCTTCTGGCCATAAAAAACAGAACACTGAAACCGTACAGGGATCCGGAGTTTAAATTTTATACTGGTGTAGCACTCCTGTCGACATTGGTCATCGCGCTTTCCCTTTTCAGGAACAGCCACTATCCGACGATCATCGAGTGCCTGCGGTATTCTGCCTTTCAGGTCGTAAGCATGATGACCACGACAGGGTTCGTTACAGCAGACTTCTCACTGTGGCCTACGATCACGCAGATGACGATCGTTGTCCTGATGTTTATAGGCGGCTGTGCCGGATCTACAGCCGGCGCAATAAAATGCGTAAGGATACAGATAGTTATAAAGCAGATAACTGCAGAGATCAAAAGATTCATCCACCCTCAGGCCTCTGTGCCGATACTTCTGGGAGATAAGACTATAACCGATAAGCTGGCCTTCTCGGCTTCTACCTTCATAGCGCTCTATTTTATAATATTTGCCGTTGCCGCCGTGATGATCTCTGCTACGGGAGAAGACGTAGTCACTTCCATAACCGCCGTTGCGGTAACACTCGGCAATATCGGTCCCGGGCTCGGAGACGTGGGTCCGGCTACCACCTTTCACACACAGACCACGACCGCGAAATGGATCTATGTTTTCTGCATGCTTTGCGGGAGACTGGAGCTGTACACAGTCCTGGTCCTCTTCACAAAAGACGCCTGGCATAGATAACCACTACACCACCAAGGCTGTTCCCGTCCCATCCACCGGATATCCACATAGATAACCACACAATATGTAGTGTTTGGTGGATAAGATTCTCTTGTATATAGTGTTTTACCTCTTACAGATATAAATTTTTATGTTATTATAATTACTGTCGTCAGATAATTTGACCGCAATTATTTGCCCTTAAAACTAAAGGGAGGTTTTATTTTATTATGCTGCAGAAACCTGAATTCAACAAACAAGCCAGAGAGATTCTGGTCGACCGTTACCTGTGGAAGGACGACTCCGGGAACCCCTGCGAAACGCCGGAGCAAATGCTTATGCGCGTTGCAAACCACGTAGCGTCTGCCGAGAAGACGGCTCCGCTCAGGTACATGTGGGCTGATGAATACTATGATGTGATGGCGAAGCTCCTGTTCCTGCCGAACAGCCCCACAATAATGAACTCGGGACGTCCGGCGCCCCATGGACAGATGGCGGCCTGTTTTGTTATCGGGATCGAAGATTCCATGGAGAGCATCTGTGAGGCGATAAGAAAACAGATGCTGATCCACAAAAGCGGCGGGGGCACGGGCTTCAATTTTTCCAACCTGCGCAGCTGCGGCGCCAGGGTAAACAGCACTAACGGGAGGGCATCGGGCCCCATTTCGTTCATGGGCCTTTTCGACAAGGCGACCGAGACCGTACAACAGGGCGGAATGAGAAGGGGTGCCAACATGGGGATCCTTAATGTGGATCATCCCGACATACACGAATTCATACACTGCAAGGACAAAGACGGGACAATAGCGAATTTTAACATCTCAGTAGGCGTATATGACAGCTTTATGGAGAAGGCAGAAGCCGATCCGGCGGGTCCCGAGGCAGAGCTTCTCGACGAAATAGCCGAGACGGCGTGGAGAACCGGCGATCCCGGGATAATATTCCTGGATGCCATCAACAGGGGCAACATGACACCGGAACTTGGCCCTCTTACCAGTACTAACCCCTGCGGAGAATCCCCCCTTTATCCCAACGAGGCCTGCAACCTTGGTTCGATAAACCTTGCAAGAATGGTAAGCAAAGATGGATTCGACTTTGAGCTCCTGGATAGGACCGCGGCCATTGCGACAAGATTTCTGGACAGCGTCATAGACGTAAACCACTATCCCCTTCCGGAGATATCGGAAGCAGTCAGGCATACCCGCAAGATTGGTCTTGGGGTCATGGGATGGGCCGACCTTCTCTTCCGTCTGAGGATACCCTACGACAGTGACCGAGCCCTCGAGCTGGCAGAAAGGATCATGTCGGCCATAAGGGAGGCTGCACACAGGACTTCGGCGGAGCTTGGTAAAGAGAAGGGCATACCTGAAGTGCTGAAGCACCTGGGACGCCGCAACGCCACCCTTACCTGCATAGCCCCGACAGGCACGATAGCCCTGCTTGCGGATTGCTCGTCGGGGATCGAACCCCTCTTTGCGCTTGAGCACACCAGGGTGCGTACTCAGGTCGACGGGACCAAAGTGGTCATGAAGCAGGTCAACAGGTATTACGCGGAGGCCCTTAAGGAGGGGCTGCAGGAGGATGTCATCAGGTCTGTTTTCGTAACGTCGCATGATGTGGCGCCCCTTTCCCACGTAAGGACCCAGGGAGTGTTCCAGAAATATACGGACCTTGCGGTATCAAAGACGGTGAACCTGCCGCATGACAGCTCGGTAAAGGATGTCCTTGATTCCTATATACTTGCCTGGAAGCTAGGATGCAAGGGCATCACCATTTACCGCGACGGTTCAAAATCAATGC from Synergistaceae bacterium DZ-S4 carries:
- a CDS encoding adenosylcobalamin-dependent ribonucleoside-diphosphate reductase, with translation MLQKPEFNKQAREILVDRYLWKDDSGNPCETPEQMLMRVANHVASAEKTAPLRYMWADEYYDVMAKLLFLPNSPTIMNSGRPAPHGQMAACFVIGIEDSMESICEAIRKQMLIHKSGGGTGFNFSNLRSCGARVNSTNGRASGPISFMGLFDKATETVQQGGMRRGANMGILNVDHPDIHEFIHCKDKDGTIANFNISVGVYDSFMEKAEADPAGPEAELLDEIAETAWRTGDPGIIFLDAINRGNMTPELGPLTSTNPCGESPLYPNEACNLGSINLARMVSKDGFDFELLDRTAAIATRFLDSVIDVNHYPLPEISEAVRHTRKIGLGVMGWADLLFRLRIPYDSDRALELAERIMSAIREAAHRTSAELGKEKGIPEVLKHLGRRNATLTCIAPTGTIALLADCSSGIEPLFALEHTRVRTQVDGTKVVMKQVNRYYAEALKEGLQEDVIRSVFVTSHDVAPLSHVRTQGVFQKYTDLAVSKTVNLPHDSSVKDVLDSYILAWKLGCKGITIYRDGSKSMQVLYRKEENKKVQPEADERNAEGFFDKVPVAVSAVKPMKLLLKRRQD
- a CDS encoding TrkH family potassium uptake protein, encoding MKLKIVARFLAVIVFLISACMIMPLAWAVREGGNEIRAFAYSIALGSLFSITLLLFSYKAQARDMGTREAFAAVALAWIFASFQGCLPYYLGGYVSDFTEAYFEAMSGFTTTGATIFRDIETLPRGIIFWRAVTHWLGGMGIVVLTLALLPMLGMGVTQLFKAEVPGPVLEKISPRIQDSALMLWKVYLGITAAGILLMLAGGMDLYDSVCHVFAAVSTGGFSTRNQSIGWYDSAFIDWSLTAVMFVSGANFGLHLLAIKNRTLKPYRDPEFKFYTGVALLSTLVIALSLFRNSHYPTIIECLRYSAFQVVSMMTTTGFVTADFSLWPTITQMTIVVLMFIGGCAGSTAGAIKCVRIQIVIKQITAEIKRFIHPQASVPILLGDKTITDKLAFSASTFIALYFIIFAVAAVMISATGEDVVTSITAVAVTLGNIGPGLGDVGPATTFHTQTTTAKWIYVFCMLCGRLELYTVLVLFTKDAWHR